In Amaranthus tricolor cultivar Red isolate AtriRed21 chromosome 5, ASM2621246v1, whole genome shotgun sequence, a genomic segment contains:
- the LOC130812864 gene encoding dirigent protein 17-like, protein MEGIRESKLEAISPAIYDLPGEPAVVIDGVPEVPLNDGIINESASLAVPVPRNEKTGNSGSDMGKSRNTGFGEWLEGREVRKLFDDAYYSGIVIGFDKETGWYRVVYEDGDFEDLEWHELQDVLQPLDITMPLKSLVLKIIRKSQRSEPGIVTNDNSKRTSAGKTRGPRVMSRASATNIVGVE, encoded by the coding sequence ATGGAAGGAATACGTGAAAGCAAATTGGAGGCTATCTCACCTGCTATTTATGACTTGCCTGGAGAACCAGCTGTGGTGATTGATGGTGTCCCTGAAGTTCCTCTAAACGATGGGATTATTAACGAAAGCGCCTCTCTAGCTGTTCCAGTACCTAGGAATGAGAAAACGGGCAATTCAGGTTCTGATATGGGAAAGTCTAGGAATACAGGCTTTGGCGAATGGCTGGAAGGAAGAGAAGTGCGAAAGTTGTTTGATGATGCATATTATTCCGGCATAGTAATTGGATTCGACAAAGAAACAGGCTGGTATAGAGTTGTCTATGAGGATGGTGATTTTGAGGATCTTGAGTGGCATGAGCTGCAGGATGTGCTTCAACCATTGGACATAACAATGCCTCTAAAATCATTAGTGTTGAAGATCATCCGTAAGAGCCAGAGATCAGAACCCGGTATTGTTACAAATGATAATTCCAAAAGAACAAGTGCTGGGAAAACCCGGGGTCCTAGAGTTATGTCAAGGGCCAGCGCAACAAATATTGTTGGTGTAGAATAA
- the LOC130812863 gene encoding uncharacterized protein LOC130812863 codes for MNSLRAALKQNHLLQSNNVRSIPTISLLLRDSLRHFSTEKEPQSKSSTPIDALLHPPNPDFIYGKLMGISRNTLKSDIINMFEGCKLTPDDIKVDYDKLFLPMAMFLQFSSMSDYILATRELSRKNRYFRLEKSNRQVWDMTTPYNERYVLLQGLPRAAVLEDVERLLSGCYYDPSGLEMFSRNVQSQNARFAKVRFPSQIEAMNAVVRKSGSFCLNSRITARLLQ; via the exons ATGAATTCCTTAAGAGCAGCTCTCAAACAAAATCATTTGCTTCAATCCAACAATGTAAGAAGCATTCCAACAATTTCACTGCTTCTTCGTGATTCTCTACGCCATTTTTCAACTGAGAAAGAGCCGCAATCTAAATCTTCAACCCCAATAGACGCGCTTCTCCATCCCCCTAACCCAG ATTTTATTTATGGGAAGCTGATGGGCATCTCACGAAACACACTCAAGAGTGACATCATCAATATGTTTGAAGGATGCAAGTTGACACCCGACGACATTAAGGTCGATTATGACAAGTTATTCCTTCCTATGGcaat GTTCCTGCAGTTTTCTTCTATGTCTGACTATATTCTTGCTACTCGGGAACTGTCAAGAAAGAACCGATACTTCAGATTAGAGAAG TCTAATCGTCAAGTATGGGATATGACAACACCTTATAATGAAAGATAT GTTTTATTGCAAGGATTACCTCGTGCTGCAGTGCTAGAAGATGTGGAACGCTTATTGTCTGGCTGTTACTATGATCCTTCCGGCCTTGAAATGTTTTCTAG GAATGTTCAATCACAGAATGCGAGATTTGCAAAAGTGCGCTTCCCATCCCAAATCGAGGCAATGAATGCAGTAGTCCGAAAGAGTGGCAGCTTCTGTCTTAATAGCCGCATTACAGCTCGACTCTTACAGTAA
- the LOC130812962 gene encoding coniferyl alcohol acyltransferase-like: MKMVANVVRSEWVVPIHTIEEQKVQLSNLDLLLPAQYVGVFLCYKKPTCISFRQMVSILKLALAKVIVHFYVFSSEVVRNSNGYSEIKCDNKGIEFIEAYSDLELIQLDLYNSHQTVEPNLLPNNNFRVFSIKVTEMKCGGIIIGCNFDHRVADAYSTNMFLLSLAEISNSKPISTIPSFTKSLLNPRNPCFYNPTLNDMYVPIPSSHFKNNIKNLSSINHTKKEPLISRIYSVNAQEIINLQSQTKGTKLESFSAFLWKLISEHTSKMYAQISKSDEQAIITSYSKTCKMGIVVDGRTRLSNNNNNHRSELHNYFGNVLSLPFVTKTINKLNSMTLAKITQEVHGFLEQVKNKQHFEDLIDYVQIHHPQQILAKIYDQGRENGPAFVVSSGQRFPVSKIDFGWGKPLFGSYHFPWNGDAGYVMPMPSTKENGDWIVYMLLNESQLDFIEMEASHVFQPFKFS, from the exons atgaaaatggtGGCCAATGTAGTGAGGAGTGAGTGGGTGGTGCCAATCCACACAATAGAAGAGCAAAAAGTTCAACTCTCAAATCTAGACTTGTTATTGCCTGCCCAATATGTTGGTGTTTTTTTGTGTTACAAGAAGCCAACATGTATATCTTTTAGGCAAATGGTTAGCATTCTTAAACTAGCCTTGGCTAAagttattgttcatttttatgTCTTTTCTAGTGAAGTGGTTCGAAATTCTAATGGTTATTCAGAAATTAAGTGTGACAATAAAGGAATAGAGTTTATTGAAGCTTATAGTGATCTTGAACTCATTCAGCTCGACTTGTATAATTCTCATCAAACTGTTGAACCTAACTTGCTGCCCAACAATAACTTTAGAGTTTTCTCTATAAAG GTAACAGAGATGAAATGTGGAGGGATAATAATAGGCTGCAACTTTGACCATAGAGTTGCAGATGCATACTCAACCAACATGTTCTTACTTTCTTTGGCTGAAATATCCAACTCAAAACCAATCTCAACAATACCTTCCTTTACAAAATCACTCCTTAACCCTAGAAACCCTTGTTTTTACAATCCAACATTAAATGATATGTACGTCCCAATTCCATCCTcacattttaaaaataacatcaaaaatCTTTCATCAATAAACCATACCAAAAAAGAACCCCTTATAAGCCGAATATATAGTGTTAATGCGCAAGAAATCATCAATCTTCAATCTCAAACAAAAGGTACAAAATTGGAATCCTTTAGCGCGTTCCTATGGAAGTTGATATCCGAGCATACATCTAAGATGTATGCTCAGATATCAAAAAGTGATGAACAAGCGATTATTACAAGTTATTCCAAGACATGTAAAATGGGAATTGTGGTGGATGGTCGAACAAGacttagtaataataataataatcatcgtAGTGAATTACATAACTATTTTGGAAACGTGTTATCACTACCATTTGTTACGAAAActataaacaaattaaattccATGACACTAGCAAAAATAACCCAAGAAGTGCATGGATTTTTAgaacaagtaaagaacaaaCAACATTTTGAAGATTTGATTGATTATGTACAAATTCATCATCCACAACAAATTCTTGCAAAGATTTATGATCAAGGGAGGGAAAATGGACCTGCATTTGTGGTATCATCTGGGCAAAGATTTCCTGTATCTAAGATTGATTTTGGTTGGGGAAAACCTTTGTTTGGTTCATATCATTTTCCATGGAATGGGGATGCTGGTTATGTCATGCCTATGCCTAGTACTAAAGAGAATGGTGATTGGATTGTTTACATGCTTCTTAATGAATCACAATTGGATTTTATTGAAATGGAAGCTAGCCATGTTTTTCAACCTTTCAAGTTTTCTTAG
- the LOC130813907 gene encoding probable protein phosphatase 2C 48 has translation MVFSCLKPFWEGYNVDNEKRDSKGKVKGLMWYKDLGEHIYGEFSMAVMQANEVVEDRSQVESGPFSSLSDGPTGTFFGIYDGHGGPQAACFVNNNLFQIFKNYVQEQEVTEEVIKKAYLATDEEFLKIVKKEWIEKPHLASQGTCCLVGIICNEKLYVANAGDSRVVLGRLDNKICSTKGLRAMQLSTDHNAKMETEREELQSLHPHDPDIVVLKHKAWRVKGIIQVTRSIGDVYLKSSEFSREPLPEKYIVPEGFNKPILRADPSISILKLQPEDRFLIFASDGLWDHLSNQEAVDIVYNYPRNGIARKLVKAALHEAANKREMRYCDLKRIEAGIRRHFHDDITVIVVFLDDLQIRSSFLNNADHFNFSIKGGADLLDYHNNIDHFY, from the exons ATGGTGTTTTCTTGTTTGAAGCCATTTTGGGAAGGTTATAATGTGGATAATGAGAAAAGAGATTCAAAAGGGAAAGTGAAAGGTTTAATGTGGTATAAAGATTTAGGAGAACATATATATGGGGAATTTTCAATGGCAGTTATGCAAGCAAATGAAGTAGTAGAAGATAGGAGCCAAGTAGAATCAGGCCCTTTTAGTTCTCTAAGTGATGGCCCCACTGGCACTTTTTTTGGTATCTATGATGGTCATGGAGGTCCTCAAGCTGCTTGTTTTGTCAATAATaatctttttcaaatttttaaaa aTTACGTACAAGAGCAAGAAGTAACAGAAGAAGTAATAAAGAAAGCATATTTGGCAACAGATGAGGAGtttctaaaaatagtaaagaaaGAATGGATAGAAAAGCCACATTTAGCATCACAAGGAACATGTTGTTTGGTTGGAATAAtatgtaatgaaaaattatatgtGGCAAATGCTGGAGATTCAAGGGTTGTATTGGGAAGATTAGATAATAAAATATGTTCAACAAAAGGGTTGAGAGCCATGCAATTATCTACTGATCATAATGCCAAAATGGAAACTGAAAGAGAAGAACTTCAATCTTTGCATCCTCATGATCCTGATATTGTTGTTCTTAAGCATAAAGCTTGGCGTGTCAAAGGCATTATTCAG GTAACAAGATCAATAGGTGATGTATACTTGAAAAGTTCAGAGTTTAGCAGAGAGCCACTACCAGAAAAATACATAGTTCCAGAAGGTTTTAACAAGCCTATTTTAAGGGCTGACCCATCAATATCAATATTAAAACTTCAACCAGAAGATCGTTTTCTTATTTTTGCTTCTGATGGTTTGTGGGATCATCTTAGCAACCAGGAAGCTGTTGACATTGTCTACAATTATCCTCGAAAC GGTATAGCAAGGAAATTGGTAAAAGCAGCACTACATGAAGCAGCCAATAAAAGAGAAATGAGATATTGTGACCTAAAAAGGATTGAAGCTGGTATTAGAAGGCATTTTCATGATGATATTACTGTTATTGTTGTCTTCTTAGATGACCTTCAAATTAGATCCTCTTTTCTTAATAATGCTGATCATTTCAATTTTTCTATCAAAGGTGGGGCTGATCTCTTAGATTACCACAATAATATTgatcatttttattaa